GGCAGCGCTTGCGGTTGCAAGCCTCGGCTTCAGCCTTTTGGTCGCGCGGCTCGCTTTCAGCTCGCGTCGCCATGCGGTGGTGACCGGCGGCGAGCAGATGATCGGCCTCGCCGGCACGGTCGATAGCTGGACGGGGGCCGGCGGCTACGTCTTCGCCCATGGCGAACGTTGGCAGGCCGTCAGCACGGAAACGCTATCGAGAGGCGAGAATGTGAAGGTCATAGGACGAAACGGACTGACGCTCGAAGTGATCCGCGACGGGCAAAAGGCATAGCGCCGGGGATCCGGTGAGGGCGCTGGTGAACGCGCCCGGAATGGAGGAATGGTCATGGACATGTTCGGGAGCCTTGCTCCTTTTGCCGCGTTGCTGGTGCTTATCATTCTCGTCATCGCCTATTCGATCCGGATCCTGCGCGAATACGAGCGCGGTGTGGTTTTCACCCTCGGCCGGTTCACCGGCGTCAAGGGGCCGGGGCTGATCCTGCTGGTGCCCTATGTGCAGCAGATGGTGCGGGTCGATCTCAGGACCCGGGTGCTGGACGTGCCGAGCCAGGACGTCATTTCCCATGACAACGTTTCAGTCCGCGTCAGCGCCGTGATCTATTTCCGGGTCATCGATGCCGAGAAATCGACGATCCAGGTCGAGGACTTCATGATGGCGACCAGCCAGTTGGCGCAGACCACTCTGCGTTCCGTGCTCGGCAAACATGATCTCGACGAGATGCTGGCCGAGCGCGACCGGTTGAACGACGATATTCAAAAGATCCTCGACAGCCAGACGGATGCCTGGGGCATCAAGGTGGCGACCGTCGAAATCAAGCATGTCGACATCAACGAGAGCATGGTGCGGGCGATTGCCCGCCAGGCCGAGGCCGAACGCGAACGGCGCGCGAAGGTGATCAATGCCGAGGGCGAGCAGCAGGCTGCGGCCAAGCTGCTCGAGGCTGCCGAGATCCTGTCCAAGCAGCCTCAGGCCATGCAACTTCGCTATCTGAGCACGTTGAATGTCATTGCGGGCGAGAAGAATTCGACTGTCATCTTCCCGTTCCCCATGGAGCTCGGCGGCCTGCTGGGCTTCAAACCCGACAAGCCGACCGGCCAGACGCAGGGGTGATCAGGCTGCCTTGTCGAGCCTGGCGACCGCCAAGAGATCGTCGACAGCACCGGGTGCGGCCGCAAGAACCGGAGCCCAGTGCGTCAGAGCCTCGCCGCGCGTCGGGAAGGGCAGTGTCCAGCCGCCGGCTTCAGCCACCAGGCAATAGCCGCCGAGGCAGTCCCAGGCATGCATGTAGGGTTCGTAGTAACCGACGAGGCGACCGGCGGCGACATAGGCGATCATCAGTGCGCCGGAACCGTTGCGCATGAAGTTGCCGCCGTTCGAAAGTAGGCGCTCGACGATGGCGCCCATCTCGCCAGGCTTCACCTGATCGTTGGCGCCAAGCCCGGTGACGGCGTTGCGGATCGTGCGTGTGCCATCGAGACGAAGCGGCTTGCCGTTCAGCGTTGCGCCCTTGCCCGCAGCGGCGGCGTAAAGTTCCTGATGGCAGGGCGAATGGATCACGCCGATGACCGGTTTCTCTGCATAGACCACCGCGATCGAGACGCACCAGTTCGGCATGCCGTTGACGAAGGGCGTGGTGCCGTCGATCGGGTCGAGGACCCAGGTGAATCCGGATGTGCCGTCGAGAAGGCCATGTTCCTCGCCGAGCACGCCATCCTCAGGAAACGCCGCGGCGATCTTCTCACGGATCAGGGTTTCTACGTTGCGGTCGGCGATCGAGACGACATCGTGGGCGTCGCGTTTGGTTTCGATGACGAGCGTTTCCCGCTTCAGAAAGTAATCGTAAGCGAGCCGGCCTGCCTCCTCGGCCATGGATTTGGCAAGCGCGAACCGGGCGTCGAGGCCGGCAATTTCAGCAGTCATGCAAGTGTCCTTCTCGTATCTAGTTGTAAAAAGTCATGCGTCAATCAAAGCCAGACCGCGGTTGCGGAAACCGATCGCGACCTCCGTTGCCGGAGATAGCATCTCCTCGACCGCCTGATCGACAACAAACAGGAGACCGGTTGCCGTTTCGACCTCGTATTCGACATGGCCGCCGAGATAGGCGGCGCTGCTGATCGTGCCGGAAAGAGCAGCACCCTTGGCCGGTGTGAGGGTGACCGCATTCGGCCGCACCGCCAGCTTCGACGGGCCGGGACGCGCGTTCCGCGAGGGCAGGCGGTGTTCGAAGCCGCCTATGCGGATCGTGGCGTGACCGGCGTCAGCCGCTGTCACCTCGCACGGTAACACATTGGCCTCGCCCATGAAGTCGGCGATGAAGGTGGAAGCAGGCGCCTCGTAGAGGTCGCGCGGCGCGCCTTCCTGGGCGATGGCGCCATCCTTCATCACGATGATACGGTCAGAGACGGCAAGCGCCTCGTCCTGGTCGTGGGTGACGTAGACGGCGGTAAAGCCGAGGCGCTGCTGCAACTCGCGGATTTCGGTGCGCACCTTGCGGCGCAGGCGCGCGTCGAGGTTGGAGAGCGGCTCATCGAGCAGGAGCACCTGCGGCTCGAGCACGAGCGCGCGGGCAACGGCGACGCGTTGCTGCTGTCCGCCGGAAAGCTCCGCCGGGAGCCTTTGGCCAAGACCACCGAGGCCGACAAGCTGCAGGCCCTCTTCGGCCCGCTCGCGGGCCTCCTTCTTCCTGATGCCGGAGGATTCGAGGCCGTAGGCGACGTTGTCGAGCGCCGACATGTGCGGGAAGAGCGCATAGGACTGGAAGACCATCGACACGTCGCGCTCGTTGGCCGGCAGCATGGTCACGTCCTTCCCGCCGATCAGGATCTTACCGGCGGAGGGGTGTTCGAGGCCTGCCAGCATGCGCAGCGTCGTCGTCTTGCCGCAGCCGGAAGGGCCGAGCAGGGTCACGAGCGTACCGGGCTCGATGGTGAGCGACAGGTCGTGAATGGCGGTGAAGCTGCCGAACTGCTTGCGCACGTTCCGGAAGACGACCGAGCCGGTGCGCGGGATGTTCGTGTGGGTGCTCATGCGGTTTTCTCCTGGGGGATGGTGGTGGCGGACGAACGCGCGGGTGCGGCGCCGAGAACGCGGTTTTCGCGCCTCAGCTTGCGTTCGCCGACGAGGAGTTGCAGGCCGGTGATGACGGTGATCATCACCAGGATGAGAGCCGAGGAGTAGGCGATCGCCACACCGAATTCACCGTTTTCGACGAGGCCGACGATATAGGCGGTGGCCATGTTGTATTCGGCGCTGACGAGGAAGACGACGGCGCTGATGGAGGTGATCGCCCGGACGAAGGAATAGACGAGGGCAGCGACGATGGCCGGCCTCAAGAGCGGCAGGATGACCTTGCGCAGCGTGCGGAAGCTCGTTGCCCGAAGCGTCAACGATGCTTCGTCGAGGCTCTTGTCGAGCTGGCTCATGGCGGCAATCCCGCCGCGTACGCCGACCGGCATGTTGCGGAAGACAAAGCAGGCGACGAGGATCAGTGCCGTACCGGTCATTTCGAGCGGTGGCAGGTTGAAGGCGATGATGTAGCTGATGCCGATGACCGTGCCGGGGATGGCGAAGCTCAGCATCAGTGCGAATTCGAAGACGTCGCGGCCGGCAAAGCGCTGGCGCACGATGAGATAGGCCGTGAGCAGCCCCACCAGCGCCGTCAGCGGAGCTGCGATCAGCGAGATCTCCATGGTCGTCCAGAAGGAGTTCCAGGCAACGCCGGTCCAGGCGATCGCGCCGTCGGCAAACGATATCGAGAAGGCCTTGGCGTAGTGATCGAGCGTCAGCGAATTGTCGAGGCCCCAGGTTTTCACGAAGCCGCCGAAGAGGATCATGCCGTAGACGACGACGGTGAAGATCATCCAGGGGATGACGATCGCGTGGACGCCGATCGAGATGGAGCGTGGGAGCGCACTATGGGCGCCGGAGTCTCCCTTGCCGGTCACGGTCGAATAGTTCTTGCCGGCGAGCCAGTAGCGTTGAGCCAAAAAGGCCGAGAGCGTGAAGCAGAGCAGGATGATCGCCAGAACCGCTGCGCGGGACGGGTCGTTCTGCGCGCCAACGACAGCGAAGAAGATTTCGGTCGAGAGCACACCGTGGCTGCCGCCGAGCACCAGCGGATTGCCGAAATCGGCCATGCTTTCGATAAAGCCGATGAGGAAGGCGTTGGCGAGGCCGGGTTTCATCAGTGGCAGCGAGACGTTCCAGAAGGTGCGCCAGCGATCGGCGCGCAACGTCTGCGACGCTTCTTCCATCGACGGGCTGACACCTTCGACGACGCCGATGAGCACGAGGAAGGAGATCGGCGTGAAGGAAAGGACCTGGGCGATCCAGATGCCCGTCAGACCATAAAGCCAGCGGCCGGGCTCGATACCGAAGGCGTCCGAGAGAAACTCGGTGACGACGCCGGCGCGGCCGAAGAGCAGGGTCAGCGCGAGGCCGATGACGAAGGGCGGCGTGATGATCGGCAGCACCGTCAAGAGCCGCATGCCCTTCTTGAAGGGAAAGCGGGTGCGGGTGGCGACGAGCGCGAAGGCAAGGCCGAGCAGCGTCGAGCCGGATGCTGTCATCAGCGCCAGCCACAGGGTTCGCCAGGCGACGCCACAGCGGCCCTCGCCGACGACGCAGCTCAAACTCCAGATCGAGGCGTCTTGGATATTGCGGATGAAACCGTCCGGCTTGAACGAACCGTCGAAGTCCTGAACGGACGCCGCAAACATGCTGCCGACCGGGTAGAAGACGAAGACGATCACGAGGGCAACGAGCAGGGAAATCGCCGCCACGATAAAGGAGTCGCCCTTCAGCACGCCGCGCTCGGCAAGCCCGAAGGCGAACATCAGAATGAAGGCAAGCGCCAGAAGCACGGAGCCCGCGCCCATTGACGGCTGACCGTCCGAAAGTGGCCCGAACAGGGTCTCGCTGATCGTCCAGGTCCAGCCGGTGAAGCCGATCGCGAGCCCCTGAACGGCGAGATAGAGGACGCCGGTTGCTCCGGCGACGGCAAGCAGAAGTCCGCGGCGTGCGGGATCGCGGACAAAGCGCGCTGCCGCGCAGATGCCGAGCAGCACCAGCGCCACGATCAGCCATGGCTTGCCATGGGCGAAGATCTGCATCAGGCCGGGGGCAACGGCCGGATCCCCGGGGAAATCGGCAAGCCAGCCGAGGCCGAAGAAGCCGCCTTCGATGCGATACCAGGGGACAGCCAAGAATGCGGCCAGTCCGAGCCCGAGCGTGAGGTCGAGCCTGCGGTTGCGATGTTCCATGACGGTCCTCGCGCAATTTGAAATGAAAGATGAGGTGGCATCGCATCGCCGCGGCGCCTGCCGGAAGCGATGAACGACGGTTGGGACCGTTGGGCGGCGCGGCCGGATCGATCGTCCGGCCGCGCCGTTCAGGTCGCTATCAGTTGGCGGTAGCGCCGACTTCGCGGTCCCAACGCTCAAGCAGAGCCTTGCGCTTCTCGGCGTCACCGAAGGTGGCGAAGTCGTAGTCGATCAGCTTGATGTCCTCGAACTTCGGGGCTTCCTTCGGCACTTCAGCCGACTTGTTGGACGGCAGCTGGAAGGACTTCGCATCCTTCATGCGCGACTGGACGTCGGGCTTCAGTGCCCAGTCGTACCAGGCCTTGGCATTGTCCAGGTTTTTGGCGCCGCGGATGATCGACATCGAGCCGATCTCGTAGCCGGTGCCCTCGCAGGGCGCGATCGACTTGATCGGGAAGCCTTCGGCAGTCTGTGCCACGGCGTCATGCATGAAGACGATGCCGAGGCCGGCCTCGCCGCGTGCGGCCGCCTTCACCGGCGCCGAGCCCGACTTGGTGTACTGCGCGATGTTGCCGTTGAGCTTCTTGAGGTAATCGAAGGCCTGGTCCTCGCCCATGATCTGCACCAGCGAGGCGAGCGCCGTGTAGGCGGTACCGGAAGAGTTCGGGTTGGCCATCTGGATCTCGCCCTTCAGCGAGGCGTCGAGCAGGTCGGCCCAGCACTTCGGCTCCTTCAGGCCTTTCTTCGTGAAGATCTCGGTATTGTAGCCCCAGCCGAGCGCGCCGGCATAGACGCCGACGGTGCGATAGCCGGAGCCCTCGGCCTGCTTCTTCGCCCAATCCTGGAGCTGGTCCAGCATCGGCGACTTGTATTCGAGCGTCAGGCCGTCGGAGGCTGCCTGCAGATGCGGGTCGCCGGTGCCGGCCCACCAGATATCGGTCTTCGGGTTGCGCGCCTCGGCGCGGATCTTGGCATAGGTCTCGCCCGAGGACAGGCGAACCATGTTGACCTTGATGCCGGTCTCCTTCTGGAAGTCGCCGGTCATCTGTTCGCAGATCACCACGTCTGCGGAGCAGATGAGGTTGAGACTGCCGGCAGCCTGAGCCGGCAGGGCGGTAAGCGCCGTTCCGGCGAAGAGCATGAGGGAAAGGGTCGTCGTTTTCATTGGGGCATCCTCCTGTTGCCTGTTTTGAAGTTCGACGTGAACGAGACACGACGCGGCCATCGGCCTGCCCGCCGGGCGGCACGTTCACGATTTCGGTTTTGTGGTTTTGCTAGAGCGGGATAGCGGGAAGTCTGTGCAGTCTTCCGTCTGCATCCTGCTCCGGTTTATTCGGCCGGTCAGTTCGTCGCGGCGATCTCCGCGTCGAACCTTTCGAGCAAGCGACTTCGTTCTTCCGGCGAGCCGAAGGTGGCGAAGTCGTAATCCACCATTTTGATCATCGAAATATCGGGTGCGGCGAGCGGCAGGCTCGAGCGCGCATTGGACGGCACCTGGTTCTGGCCGGAGGCAGCACCCGTGCCCTGGCCTTCCGGACTGAGCGCGAAGTCGACGAAGCTTTTCGCCGCCTCCAGATGACGCGCGCCCTTGACGATGCTGACGGCCCCGATCTCGTAGCCGGTTCCCTCGCAGGGGGCGACGATGACGAGCGGTGAGCCTGCCTGTTTCTGGGTGACGGCATCGTGCATGAACGAAATGCCGATCAGCGTTTCCCCGCGCGCTGCCGCTTTCACGGGGGCGGAGCCGGCGGTCGTGTACTGGTCGATGTTGCGATTGAGCGCCACGAGGAAGCGGAAGGCTTCATCTTCGCCGAAGAGCTGAACCAGGGTCGCAAGGGTGGTAAAGGCGGTGCCGGAAGAATTTGGGTTGCCGCTGCGGATGCGGCCTCGATACGCCTTGTCGGCGAGGTCCTTCCAGCAGGTCGGCGCCGGCAGCTTCAGTGCATGCAGAAGATCGGCGTTATAGGCGAAACCAAGCGCCCCGGCATAGATACCCGCCGATCGGCCGCCGGATATGGCGAAGAAGTTCTGCGCCCAGGGCAGCATGTCGCGCTCATGCGCCGGCTGGTAGGGTTGAAGCAGGTTTTCGGATCCGGCCTGCAAATGGGTGTCGCCCGTGCCGCCCCACCAGACATCGACGGTCGGTGCGTCTTTCTCAACGCGCAGCTGGTTGAGAATGTCGCCGGTGCTCCTGCGCGTCATCGAGATTTCGAGGCCGGACCTCGTTTCGAACGCCGTCTTCATCGTGGCGCACCACGCCTCGTCGACACCGCACAGCACGGTGAGCGCCGGCGCCGTCAGACCTGTTGTGGCGGTGCACAGCCACAGGGCCACGCCCGCGCCGATAGCGGTAATGCCTCTCACGATGTCCTCCCATTTGGAACGCTTCCGTCCCAATCTCCGCAGTCAGGATGTCGATATTCCCCGCCTGTCGCAATCGGAGAATGGTTACCGTTCTTACAGCCTCGGGTGCTCTGCGCCGTTTCAAAATTACAAAGATTACAAATATGACAAATCACATAATGTGAGCTGCTTTGAACATTGGAACGGCCCCGCCTATGATGGGGGCGGGAGGACGTGCATGCTGAGTGAGAGGATACGGATTCTGATCGTCGAGGACGATCCGGACATGGCGGAGCTTATTTCCGATCTGGTGGAAGCGGAGGGCTGGCAGCCGCTGACCGCGCCATCGGCAGAGGCGGCAGCCAATGTCCTGGCGCGCGAGGCGGTGCATCTCGTGCTTGTCGACCATAACCTGCCGGGCACTTCAGGCCGTACTTTTGCGCAGCGGCTGCGGGCCCGAGCCAATATCGGCATCGTCATGGTGACGGCGGCAGGCAGTGCTGCCGACCGGGTGCTGGGACTGGAGACGGCGGCGGACGACTATGTCGTCAAGCCGTTCGAGCCGATCGAACTGACGGCACGCATCAAGGCCGTTCTCCGGCGGACCTATCCGTCGCTCAAGCCGGAACGGGAAAGCGAACGCGAACACGAGCCGGCATCGCTGAAACTCGGTGACTGGTCGATCGACCTCAGGAGCCGCCGGGCGGTTTGCCTGACCGATCCCTCGAGGTCGCTGACAAGCGCCGAGTTCGCGCTCCTCGAAATCCTGGCGGAGACGCCGAACATGCCGGTCGGCCGCGCGCAGATCCTCGACCGTCTCGGCGCCGAAAGCGACCGCTACATCGACCGCAACGTCGACGTGCTCGTGCTGCGGCTCCGGCGCAAGATCGAGCGTAACCCGGATCTGCCGCGCCACATCAAGACACGGCGCGGCAAAGGCTACGTGCTCGATACCGACGACGGCGAGCCGAAGCAGTGATCATTCGCCCGTTTCTCTCGTCGATTGCCTTTCGGCTGCCTTTCGCGATCGTTTTCATCTGCGTGCTCGTTTTCGGCCTTGCGACCGTCGCGGTCTTCGGCCTGCAGCGGGCGCGAGACGAGATGGCGGCCTATGGGCTGCAGGCGTTTTCCAGTCTTGCCCGGGCTTCGCTCGTGTCGCGCCAGGTATCGGACCTGGTGTCGAGCGCGCCGTTCCTGATGAACGCCACTTCGCCCTATCGGGTTTCGAGCGAGAGCCGTTCGGTGGTTGCCCAGGTCGATACGCTGTTGCGCGCCATGGCGCCGCAGAACGGCAATGCGGCCGTCAAGGGTTTTGCCAGCGGGCATATCGTCGAACTTCTGGAGACTATCCGCACGCAGACGATGACGCTCGCCGGCGACGCGGAGTCGGCCCAGCAGCACAAGGCTGATGCGGCTGCGGCGCTCGGCGAGATCGCGACCGGCAGCGGCGTGGCCGATGCCGACTTCCGTCGCCGGCTCAATGCGATCGTGCAATCGGCATCCAATTCCGACAGCCTGTTTCAGCTCGGCGAGTTGCGCCGGCGCTACGTTGCCGAGACCTCGCCGCGCCTCGAACATGCCGCGCCCGACGTCCGCATTTCCGCCGCGGAGATTGCGCCCTATGAACGGGTGTTCGAAGCGCAGACCCGCTATCTCCTGGAAATGTTTGCCATTCGCGCCGCCGTCGCGCGGTTGCACACCGTCTCGCGCGACCTCTCGCATGCGACGGAAACGCAGAGCGAGGCCGTTGCCCGCGCCCTCAACGACGATCTCGTTTCCACCTCCGACGCGCTTAGCCGCCTGCTCGTCATCGTCGCCGTTGCCGCACTTCTCGTGCTGATCATGGCGATCTTCTCCATTCGTTCGGTCATGCGCGTGTCGCGCGGCATCGTCTCGCTGTCCAACGGCATGAACGCGCTGGCGGAGGGGCTCCGGGACGTCGACCCGCCGACCTACAAGGGATCGGAAACGGAGTTCGTCCAGCTGCTGGAGGCCTTCAGCGCGTTCCGCGAAAGCGTCGAGCGCGTGTCGCGGCTTCGCCGTACGGCGGAGGCGGCGGCGCGCACCATCCGCTCCACCTTCCGCAACATGAACGAGGGCATCGCACTCTTCGATCCGACCGGCAGGCCGATCACGATGAACCGGCGGGTCATGGAGCTCGTCGGTTGGCCGGGCTCGGCGCGGAAGCTGCCGCTGCGCAACTTCGTGAGCCCGATGCCCGAGATCGATCCGGCGCTGCTGCCTGCCGATCGCGATGCGGGCACGCTTGGTGACCGGCTCGTGCTCAGGCATCGCTCCGACGCCGGCCGTGTGACGGAGGTCTCGCTGTCGCGGCAGCCGGATCGTGGCATCGTGTTGCTGGCGCGGGATGTCACCGACATGGATCGGCAGGAGGCCGAAGCGGCCAAGGCCCAGCGCCTCGATGGCATCATGCGCATGACCCATCAGGTGAGCCACGAAGTCGGCAACATGATCGGCATCATTACCGGCAGTCTGGGGCTCTTGGAGCGGGATACCGGTTTCAACGATAGGCAGAAGCGCCACATCGCCCGCATCCGCAAGGCGGCCGATCGTGGCCGTTCGCTTGCCTCTAGCATGTTGTCCATCGGCAGCCAGCACCCGATCCAGCCGGGCGCACTGGAGGTTGGCGCGGTGTTGCGCGGGATGGCCGACGTGCTGGAAATTGCCGTCGGCGAGAAATGCCGCCTAACCTTCCAGATCGCCGACGACCTGCCCAATGTGCACCTCGATGCCGCGCTGTTCGAGCAGGCGATCCTCAATCTCTGCCTCAATGCCGCCGCCGCCATGCCTCTCGGCGGCACGATCCTCATCCGCGCCGTCCGCGCGGACGCAGATGTCGTCGTCTCCGTCACCGATGATGGCATCGGCATGTCGCCGGAAGCGGCGGACAAGGCGTTCGAACCGTATTTTACCACGCGTGAGGGGGAGGGTGGGGTCGGCCTCGGCCTCGCGGTCGTCTACGGCTTCGTCCGACAGAGCGGAGGCGACGCCCGTATCCTATCCCAGCCGGGGAGAGGAACGACCGTCGAACTGGTGTTTCCGAGCTGAACCGGGTGCCAAGGGTCGACTTGCAGCCTATCGAGTTCGCCGCCGCCCGAGCCGCTGGACGGCGGCATCGATGCGCTCGCCATTGTCGGTGAAGATCGGCCAGAGCCAGGTCATCAACCATAGCATCATCAGCCAGGCGAGCACGACGTCGGAGAGGAAGTGTGCGCCAAACACGATGCGGTTGAGCGAGAAGGCGAGGATCAACGGGATGACTGCGATGATCGTCGCGCGGCGCCAATGAACGGGCAGGAGCAGGGCAAGCGCTACGAGGGCGATCGCCGTTGCGGACTCGCCAGAAGCAAAGGAGCAGCTGCGCGAGCAGGCGCTTGAGACCTGCCAGGCGGGCGTGAACGGCAGGCTGCCGCCGAAATCCGTGATGTCGTAGGGACGGGCGCGGCCGACCAGTCGTTTCAAGGCCTGGATCAGGAGGCCGGGACCGAGAGCATAGAACGTAAGGAAGAACAGTGCCTTGTGCGGCCGCAATAACCTCGGGCGCAGTGTGACTGCCTGAACGACCAATAGGAACAGGACGCACGGCAGGATGAAATACGGCAGGATGCGATTGATGTCGCGAAGTGCGCGTAGCGCGGGCTCGCGGGAAAGCGGAAAGTCACCCGCTGCGGAGGCCGCCCAGCGCGAGACGACGAGGTCCATGCCGGGAAAGGCCATGAAAACGAAAGCCGCACAAATGGTCAGCGCGCCGGCAACGGCGATCGGCTGATCCTCCATGCGGGCACGGGCCCGCCCGGCCCATAGACCCGGGCTGGCGCGCAACCGTCGGATGCCGTTTGCAGATATTGCCGTGGATTGAAAAAGGCTGGACATGCCGGTCTCTCGCAGTTTGACGGTGTGTGCGGGCCCGACATTTGCTCCGCTTTGTCAAGGGTAAGCGGAGGATCAGGGAGCTCTTGGCGCGCAGGGCAAAAGCGCTGTCAAATACACCTTTTGGTTGATCGCGTGCCATGCATACCGATGGGCATCCCTTGCATTCCGGGGCCGATTGTCAAGAAATGGCGGAGATTTGTCGGGGGCTCTATCCGGAAGCCCGCCGAAGGGGCCGGGGCGCGGCTGGACGAATTGCATGTCTGTTCCATTCGTCCCATAAGCTGCTGATCACAACATCGGGCCAGGGAGTTGGTTTATGGTCGACAAAGGTCTCATCCTTCTGGCGGAGGACGAGCCGGAGATAGCGCAGATCCTGGATGCCTATCTCGTGCGAGATGGCTTCCGGACGGTGCGCGCCGCCGACGGTGAAACGGCACTGACACATCATGCGGTGCTCTCGCCCGACCTGGTCCTGCTCGACGTGCGCATGCCGAAGCTCGACGGTTTCGAGGTCCTTGCCCGCCTGCGGCGCGAGGGCAACACGCCGGTTATCATGGTTACGGCACTCGCCGAGGATCTCGACCGGCTGACCGGCCTGAGGCTCGGGGCCGACGACTATGTGGTCAAGCCGTTCAACCCGCAGGAGGTGGTGGCGCGCGTCAACGCCGTGCTTCGGCGCACCCGCAACGGCGCCGGCGCCACGGTGCTGCGCTTCGAAAACGTGGAGGTCGATCTCGACGCCCACGTCGCCTTCGTCGAAAAGAGCGGCCGCCGCCATTCGGTGCCGCTGACGCTCAGCGAATTCCGCATCCTCGCTCACATGATCCGCCGGCCGACACATGCCTTCGACCGCGCCGATATCCTCGACGCCTGCCTGCCGGATAGCGACGCGCTGGCTCGCACGGTCGATACCCACATCGCCAATCTCAGGCGCAAGCTTGAGGACCTCGGCGCCAGCGGTTTCTTCAGTGCTGTTCGCGGTGTCGGCTATCGCTTCGTGGAGCCAAGATGAAGATCAGCCTCTCGCGCCTGCCGCTCGGCATCCTCACGGCCCTGGTGACGATCGTCCTGCTCATCATCAGCGTGTTCATCATCTATGCCGGCGTCGACTACATGGAGCCGCGGTTGGAGGCGAGACTGCTGGAGCGGATGCCGCCTGAGGCGGCCCAGGCCTATACCGATTTCAATGCCGGCAAGCTGCCGAGCCAGGAATCGCTGCAGAAATTGCTCTCGACCATGCCGGAGCTCGAGGAGTGGGCCAACTGGGAGGTGGACAAGATCATCCTCGGTTTTGGAATGACTGCGGTCACCTTTTGCGGGCTCGTCGGCTATTGGCTGGCACGCAAGATCAGCCGTCCGCTCGAGGTGCTGGCGCAGGCGACGCAGAACCTTAGGGCGGGCGATTTCGCCGTGCGTGTCGGATCGATCCGCAAGGGTGCCAAGGAGGTGGCAACGCTCGTGAAGACTTTTGACGAACTGGCGGCCGAGCTTGAGAACATGGAGAACAGGTTGCGTTTCAATACGATGGCGGTGGCCCACGAGTTGCGCACGCCGCTGACGATCCTGCAGGGCAATCTTCAGGGGATGGCTGACGGCGTCTTTCCCCTCGAGCAGCAGAGGGTGCAGCAACTGCTGCTGCAGGTCGAAGGGCTTTCCGCCCTGGTCGAAGATCTGCGGACGCTCTCGCTTGCCGCCGGCCAGAAACTTGTCACGCAGTGTCAATCGGTCGATCTCGCTGCCGAGGCTACTCAGGTTCTCGGAGCGTCCTGCACCTTGCTCGGCTCCGCCGGCATGTCGGTGGAAACGGCGCTGGAACCGGTCCGAGTCTCCGGAGATTCGCAACGCCTGCGCCAGGCATTGCTGGCGCTGATCGAGAACGCCACGCGCTACGCAGCCAGCGGCGGCGTATTGCGGTGCGAGACGGGCCGACGTGGCGCTGACGAGGCCTTCATTCGGCTGCTCGATCGCGGTCCCGGGCTGCCGGATGATGTCTCGACCCACTCGATCGATCTTTTCTGGCGCGGCGATGCCTCGCGCTCTCGGGCGACAGGGGGCACCGGCCTCGGCCTTTCCGTCGTTCAGGCGATCGCCAAGGCGCATGGCGGTCGGCTGGAATTCGCGTCCCGCGCCGGTGGCGGTGCCGTGATCACCATCGTCCTGCCGCGCGCCATCCCGGCTTGAGGGCCGACGCTGCAGACTATTTCTTGGTGCCGTGCCCGCCGGCTTCTACGGAGGTTGCTGCTGGCTCGTAGGTTCCGCGCTCAATTGCCGACCGCTTCTCCGCAAATCCTTGACAGTCTCCGGGCAAACCCAGACTGGCCGAACCGGTCGGCGAGTTTGCTCTCAAGGATTGCACCATG
The nucleotide sequence above comes from Ensifer adhaerens. Encoded proteins:
- a CDS encoding inositol monophosphatase family protein gives rise to the protein MTAEIAGLDARFALAKSMAEEAGRLAYDYFLKRETLVIETKRDAHDVVSIADRNVETLIREKIAAAFPEDGVLGEEHGLLDGTSGFTWVLDPIDGTTPFVNGMPNWCVSIAVVYAEKPVIGVIHSPCHQELYAAAAGKGATLNGKPLRLDGTRTIRNAVTGLGANDQVKPGEMGAIVERLLSNGGNFMRNGSGALMIAYVAAGRLVGYYEPYMHAWDCLGGYCLVAEAGGWTLPFPTRGEALTHWAPVLAAAPGAVDDLLAVARLDKAA
- a CDS encoding ABC transporter permease produces the protein MEHRNRRLDLTLGLGLAAFLAVPWYRIEGGFFGLGWLADFPGDPAVAPGLMQIFAHGKPWLIVALVLLGICAAARFVRDPARRGLLLAVAGATGVLYLAVQGLAIGFTGWTWTISETLFGPLSDGQPSMGAGSVLLALAFILMFAFGLAERGVLKGDSFIVAAISLLVALVIVFVFYPVGSMFAASVQDFDGSFKPDGFIRNIQDASIWSLSCVVGEGRCGVAWRTLWLALMTASGSTLLGLAFALVATRTRFPFKKGMRLLTVLPIITPPFVIGLALTLLFGRAGVVTEFLSDAFGIEPGRWLYGLTGIWIAQVLSFTPISFLVLIGVVEGVSPSMEEASQTLRADRWRTFWNVSLPLMKPGLANAFLIGFIESMADFGNPLVLGGSHGVLSTEIFFAVVGAQNDPSRAAVLAIILLCFTLSAFLAQRYWLAGKNYSTVTGKGDSGAHSALPRSISIGVHAIVIPWMIFTVVVYGMILFGGFVKTWGLDNSLTLDHYAKAFSISFADGAIAWTGVAWNSFWTTMEISLIAAPLTALVGLLTAYLIVRQRFAGRDVFEFALMLSFAIPGTVIGISYIIAFNLPPLEMTGTALILVACFVFRNMPVGVRGGIAAMSQLDKSLDEASLTLRATSFRTLRKVILPLLRPAIVAALVYSFVRAITSISAVVFLVSAEYNMATAYIVGLVENGEFGVAIAYSSALILVMITVITGLQLLVGERKLRRENRVLGAAPARSSATTIPQEKTA
- a CDS encoding ABC transporter substrate-binding protein gives rise to the protein MKTTTLSLMLFAGTALTALPAQAAGSLNLICSADVVICEQMTGDFQKETGIKVNMVRLSSGETYAKIRAEARNPKTDIWWAGTGDPHLQAASDGLTLEYKSPMLDQLQDWAKKQAEGSGYRTVGVYAGALGWGYNTEIFTKKGLKEPKCWADLLDASLKGEIQMANPNSSGTAYTALASLVQIMGEDQAFDYLKKLNGNIAQYTKSGSAPVKAAARGEAGLGIVFMHDAVAQTAEGFPIKSIAPCEGTGYEIGSMSIIRGAKNLDNAKAWYDWALKPDVQSRMKDAKSFQLPSNKSAEVPKEAPKFEDIKLIDYDFATFGDAEKRKALLERWDREVGATAN
- a CDS encoding ABC transporter ATP-binding protein; amino-acid sequence: MSTHTNIPRTGSVVFRNVRKQFGSFTAIHDLSLTIEPGTLVTLLGPSGCGKTTTLRMLAGLEHPSAGKILIGGKDVTMLPANERDVSMVFQSYALFPHMSALDNVAYGLESSGIRKKEARERAEEGLQLVGLGGLGQRLPAELSGGQQQRVAVARALVLEPQVLLLDEPLSNLDARLRRKVRTEIRELQQRLGFTAVYVTHDQDEALAVSDRIIVMKDGAIAQEGAPRDLYEAPASTFIADFMGEANVLPCEVTAADAGHATIRIGGFEHRLPSRNARPGPSKLAVRPNAVTLTPAKGAALSGTISSAAYLGGHVEYEVETATGLLFVVDQAVEEMLSPATEVAIGFRNRGLALIDA
- a CDS encoding slipin family protein; the encoded protein is MDMFGSLAPFAALLVLIILVIAYSIRILREYERGVVFTLGRFTGVKGPGLILLVPYVQQMVRVDLRTRVLDVPSQDVISHDNVSVRVSAVIYFRVIDAEKSTIQVEDFMMATSQLAQTTLRSVLGKHDLDEMLAERDRLNDDIQKILDSQTDAWGIKVATVEIKHVDINESMVRAIARQAEAERERRAKVINAEGEQQAAAKLLEAAEILSKQPQAMQLRYLSTLNVIAGEKNSTVIFPFPMELGGLLGFKPDKPTGQTQG